In Anaerolineae bacterium, one DNA window encodes the following:
- a CDS encoding aminotransferase class I/II-fold pyridoxal phosphate-dependent enzyme, with product MRNLELSPEAIRELGEQVTAFVTRYLSTLSTTRITPEGLDAQALQRLLDEPVPYQSQGVDRALSDFEEKIAANAVRIGHPRFFAWVRTSPLAGAVFAEALAAALNQSVAVWQGAPSATEAERLVVRWLREIAGFAPTADGLLTSGGSMANFIALLAARQAAFPQVRQEGLRHAPDLTVYLTDQSHYSVIKAVEMIGLGRRALHFVPTDEAFRMDPDALREAIRADRHAGRQPMAVIATLGTTNTGACDDLVALAQVCAEEGVWLHVDGAYGGIVASIPGYAHLARGLPLADSLTIDPHKTLFVPFEAGAVLLRDPRWLPATFRISADYLPGLGEDPHFHFRDYGPQLSRMFRALKIYLTLKIYGFDAIRQAMAETFRLAQRFAEMVKKAQDFELLAPVPLGIVTFRYRGTGEQRLSREALNPLNAALAREVQKRGQVFLASTRLRGQTVLRAAFLSYRTSEADIPLVLEEIRTVVAALGKSMPGT from the coding sequence TCGTGAGTTGGGCGAACAGGTGACGGCCTTCGTCACCCGCTATCTGAGCACCTTGTCCACAACACGCATCACGCCGGAGGGCCTGGACGCCCAGGCCCTGCAGCGCCTGCTGGACGAACCCGTGCCCTACCAAAGCCAGGGCGTCGACCGGGCGTTGAGCGACTTCGAGGAGAAAATCGCCGCCAACGCCGTGCGCATCGGCCACCCCCGCTTCTTCGCCTGGGTGCGCACCTCGCCGCTGGCCGGGGCGGTGTTCGCCGAGGCGTTGGCCGCCGCCCTCAACCAGTCGGTGGCCGTGTGGCAGGGGGCCCCATCGGCTACCGAGGCCGAGCGCTTGGTGGTTCGCTGGCTACGCGAAATCGCCGGGTTCGCCCCTACCGCCGACGGCCTCCTCACCTCCGGCGGCTCCATGGCCAACTTCATCGCCCTCCTGGCCGCCCGCCAGGCCGCTTTCCCCCAGGTGCGCCAGGAGGGCCTGCGCCACGCCCCCGACCTCACCGTGTACCTCACCGACCAGAGCCACTACAGCGTGATCAAGGCCGTGGAGATGATAGGGTTGGGCCGCCGGGCGCTCCACTTTGTCCCCACCGACGAGGCCTTCCGCATGGACCCAGACGCCCTGCGCGAGGCCATCCGCGCCGACCGCCACGCCGGAAGACAGCCCATGGCCGTGATCGCCACCTTGGGCACCACCAACACCGGCGCCTGTGACGACCTGGTCGCCCTGGCACAGGTGTGCGCCGAGGAGGGCGTCTGGCTCCATGTGGACGGCGCCTACGGCGGCATCGTGGCTTCCATCCCTGGCTATGCGCACCTGGCCCGCGGCCTGCCCCTGGCCGACTCGCTCACCATCGACCCCCACAAAACCCTCTTTGTCCCCTTTGAGGCCGGCGCCGTGCTGCTGCGGGACCCCCGTTGGCTCCCCGCCACCTTCCGCATCAGCGCCGATTACCTGCCCGGCCTGGGCGAGGACCCCCACTTCCACTTCCGGGATTACGGCCCACAACTCTCCCGCATGTTCCGGGCGTTGAAAATCTACCTCACCCTGAAAATCTACGGCTTCGACGCCATCCGCCAGGCCATGGCCGAGACCTTTCGGCTGGCGCAACGATTCGCCGAAATGGTCAAAAAGGCTCAGGATTTTGAATTGCTGGCTCCGGTACCCCTGGGCATCGTCACCTTTCGCTATCGGGGCACCGGGGAACAAAGGCTCTCCAGGGAGGCGCTCAACCCGCTAAACGCGGCGCTGGCCCGAGAGGTCCAGAAGCGAGGCCAGGTGTTCCTGGCCTCAACCCGCCTCAGGGGACAGACCGTCCTGCGAGCAGCCTTTCTCTCTTACCGCACTTCGGAAGCCGACATCCCCCTTGTGCTGGAAGAAATCCGCACGGTGGTCGCAGCGCTGGGAAAGTCCATGCCCGGCACATAA
- a CDS encoding bifunctional phosphoglucose/phosphomannose isomerase, with the protein MDLNQGQRFSEIDTQNMLGEIDGLPDQLWQAWKLGQALPLPDAAGVQRVIIAGMGGSAIGADLLNAYIAPLCPLPVAVWRDYELPAWAEGPETLVIASSHSGNTEETLSAFEVARTRGCRLVAVTTGGQLAARADEAGATLWRFEHRGQPRAAVGYSFGLLLALFARLGWVPDPERELADAVETMKTQQANLRAEVPVTQNPAKRLAGQLMNRWVAVFGSGLFAPVARRWKGQVSEIAKAWAQFEFLPEADHNTLAGILNPEPLFAQAMMLFLTGSTEHTRNQLRVELTRKAFMVEGLNTDVITAPGETRLAQQWALLHCGDYVAYYLSMLYETDPTPVTAIEGFKAELKAASA; encoded by the coding sequence ATGGACCTAAATCAAGGGCAACGCTTCTCGGAAATTGACACCCAGAACATGCTGGGTGAAATCGACGGCCTGCCCGACCAGTTGTGGCAGGCCTGGAAATTGGGCCAGGCCCTGCCTTTGCCGGATGCAGCGGGTGTGCAGCGGGTGATCATTGCCGGGATGGGCGGCTCGGCCATCGGGGCCGACCTGCTCAACGCCTACATCGCCCCCCTCTGTCCGTTGCCGGTGGCGGTGTGGCGCGATTACGAGTTGCCCGCCTGGGCCGAGGGGCCGGAGACCCTGGTTATCGCCTCGTCCCATTCGGGCAACACCGAGGAAACCCTTTCGGCCTTCGAGGTGGCGCGCACCCGGGGCTGTCGCCTGGTGGCCGTGACCACGGGCGGGCAGTTGGCCGCCCGGGCCGATGAAGCCGGGGCCACGCTGTGGCGCTTCGAGCATCGCGGCCAGCCGCGGGCCGCCGTGGGCTACTCCTTTGGGCTGTTGCTGGCCCTCTTCGCCCGCCTGGGATGGGTTCCTGACCCCGAGCGAGAGTTGGCCGACGCGGTGGAAACGATGAAAACCCAGCAGGCCAACCTGCGCGCCGAGGTGCCGGTGACGCAAAACCCGGCCAAGCGGCTGGCGGGGCAGTTGATGAACCGCTGGGTGGCCGTGTTCGGCAGCGGGCTTTTCGCTCCGGTGGCCCGCCGCTGGAAGGGGCAGGTCAGCGAGATCGCCAAGGCCTGGGCGCAGTTCGAGTTTTTGCCCGAAGCGGATCACAACACCTTGGCAGGCATTCTGAACCCTGAGCCCCTCTTCGCCCAGGCGATGATGCTGTTCCTCACTGGCTCCACGGAGCATACCCGTAACCAGTTGCGCGTGGAGTTGACGCGCAAGGCTTTCATGGTGGAGGGCCTGAACACCGATGTGATCACCGCCCCTGGCGAGACGCGCCTGGCCCAGCAGTGGGCGCTGCTGCATTGCGGCGATTATGTGGCCTACTATTTGTCCATGCTTTACGAGACGGACCCCACTCCGGTGACGGCCATTGAGGGCTTCAAGGCGGAACTCAAGGCGGCTTCGGCCTGA
- a CDS encoding CDP-alcohol phosphatidyltransferase family protein — MTYRDLRFEMLVALAALLVGGLWQRHVAPAGAPCWLALSALGVLYLLAYTLRHLGENRPASDTPLYPTFGAANGLTLLRGLAVALLLGFFCPRTAQGWVPGALYTFVALSDWWDGFLARRTRRASLLGQRLDLMVDGLGVLVASALAVVLGRLPWWYLSVGLARYAFLLWEAGLRALGRSPQPLPPEPQRRANAGLMMGFLAVALWPVFPPQALTLVGVWFFIPFAAGFLRDALWVIHPRSTSAPHEKPLLGAAYALVRLLSAAGLGALLWSHPLSGWLRWSGSLLVGLLALGVLPRLAALGGLLTFGAAWAAGLPLSPITALLSAGLTAIAFYGGGAACLWAPDERFFLTRAGVQPPVKG, encoded by the coding sequence GTGACCTATCGTGACCTGCGATTCGAGATGCTTGTCGCCCTGGCCGCCCTGCTCGTCGGGGGGCTCTGGCAGCGACATGTGGCGCCGGCCGGTGCGCCGTGCTGGCTAGCCCTGAGCGCCCTGGGCGTGCTCTACCTGCTGGCTTATACCCTCCGGCACCTGGGCGAAAACCGCCCTGCTTCTGACACGCCGCTTTACCCCACCTTTGGCGCAGCCAACGGCCTAACCCTGCTCCGGGGGCTGGCCGTCGCCCTCCTGCTGGGGTTCTTTTGCCCCCGCACGGCGCAGGGGTGGGTGCCCGGCGCCCTGTACACCTTCGTGGCCCTGAGCGACTGGTGGGACGGGTTCCTCGCCCGCCGCACTCGGCGCGCCTCGCTGCTGGGCCAGCGGCTGGACCTGATGGTGGACGGCCTGGGTGTGCTGGTGGCCTCGGCCCTGGCCGTGGTCTTGGGCCGCCTGCCCTGGTGGTACCTGAGCGTGGGGCTGGCGCGCTACGCCTTCCTGCTCTGGGAAGCCGGGCTGCGTGCTTTGGGCCGCTCTCCCCAGCCCCTCCCGCCCGAGCCGCAACGCCGCGCCAACGCCGGGCTGATGATGGGTTTCCTCGCCGTGGCGCTGTGGCCGGTGTTTCCGCCCCAGGCGTTGACGCTGGTGGGCGTATGGTTCTTCATCCCCTTCGCCGCGGGTTTTCTCAGAGACGCGCTGTGGGTGATCCACCCCAGGTCCACCTCCGCGCCCCATGAGAAGCCTCTCCTGGGCGCAGCGTATGCCCTGGTGCGGCTGCTGAGCGCCGCCGGGCTGGGGGCGCTCCTCTGGAGCCATCCTCTCTCTGGCTGGCTCCGGTGGAGCGGCAGCCTGCTGGTCGGGCTGCTGGCCCTGGGCGTCCTCCCCCGCCTGGCGGCCCTGGGCGGCCTGCTGACCTTTGGGGCGGCCTGGGCGGCGGGGCTGCCGCTGAGCCCTATCACCGCCCTGCTCTCAGCAGGCCTCACGGCAATAGCCTTCTATGGCGGCGGGGCAGCCTGTCTGTGGGCGCCTGACGAGCGTTTTTTCCTCACCCGAGCGGGAGTCCAACCACCCGTCAAGGGATGA
- a CDS encoding flippase-like domain-containing protein — protein MKTLPLRKTLSGLLLLALLAWAATKVPWDTTWQVLRRFPPGTLAALLALNLLILWLFVLRWWWLLRVAGFPVSWGRLMAYRLAGFSVSYFTPGSQFGGEPLQVFALYRNAGVPLAQATASVALDKLFELVGNFGFLLVGALALSRLGLFDPAARRGLMVGAAGWTALAGGYLVFVCRGASPLSRWSARLPFLARLTRGLAQTEAAAQNICRRRRVVFWGLVFSLPIWLALMTEYALMTSGLGLALSLPQTLVLMTVARLAFLLPLLPGGLGALEAGLVLAGNPLGYTPALGLALALVIRFRDVTIGSVGLFLAHRIGFQAIQAFSSSLGKSNGGSAWKFRFNEWSAHAFPPKRGRFNSAFTTTTRTTRNIWRW, from the coding sequence ATGAAAACTCTGCCCTTGCGCAAAACGCTAAGCGGCCTGCTGCTGTTAGCGTTGCTGGCCTGGGCGGCGACGAAGGTCCCCTGGGACACCACCTGGCAGGTGTTGCGGCGTTTTCCTCCGGGGACGCTGGCTGCACTGCTGGCCCTCAACCTGCTCATTCTCTGGCTGTTCGTCCTGCGCTGGTGGTGGCTGCTGCGCGTGGCCGGGTTTCCCGTTTCATGGGGCCGTTTGATGGCCTACCGCCTGGCCGGCTTCAGTGTGAGTTACTTCACCCCCGGCTCCCAATTCGGCGGCGAGCCGCTACAGGTGTTCGCCCTGTACCGCAACGCAGGGGTGCCCCTGGCTCAGGCCACGGCGAGTGTGGCGCTGGACAAACTCTTCGAACTGGTGGGCAATTTCGGCTTTCTGCTGGTGGGCGCCCTGGCCCTGAGTCGGCTGGGCCTGTTCGATCCCGCAGCACGCAGGGGGCTTATGGTCGGCGCCGCGGGGTGGACCGCCCTCGCTGGCGGCTATCTGGTCTTCGTGTGTCGGGGGGCCTCACCCCTGAGCCGGTGGAGCGCGCGGCTGCCCTTCCTGGCCCGGCTGACCCGGGGCCTGGCTCAAACCGAAGCCGCCGCCCAAAACATCTGCCGCCGTCGCCGGGTCGTCTTCTGGGGACTGGTCTTCTCTCTCCCCATTTGGCTGGCCTTAATGACCGAGTATGCCCTGATGACATCCGGCCTGGGCCTGGCCCTTTCTCTGCCCCAAACCCTCGTCCTGATGACCGTAGCCCGGCTGGCCTTCCTGCTCCCCCTGCTGCCCGGCGGGCTGGGCGCGCTGGAAGCCGGGCTGGTGTTGGCCGGCAACCCCCTGGGCTATACTCCCGCCTTGGGCCTGGCGTTGGCCCTGGTGATCCGGTTTCGGGATGTCACCATAGGGAGCGTGGGCCTGTTCCTGGCTCATCGGATCGGGTTCCAGGCTATCCAAGCCTTTTCTTCTTCACTCGGCAAATCCAATGGAGGTTCTGCATGGAAGTTCAGGTTCAACGAATGGTCTGCGCACGCATTCCCACCCAAGAGGGGACGTTTCAACTCTGCCTTTACCACAACAACAAGGACGACAAGGAACATCTGGCGCTGGTGA
- the ribA gene encoding GTP cyclohydrolase II has product MEVQVQRMVCARIPTQEGTFQLCLYHNNKDDKEHLALVMGDVTGEAVLVRIHSECFTGDVLGSRRCDCGEQLHLAMERIAAEGRGVIVYLRQEGRGIGLLDKLKAYNLQDQGYDTVEANLILGHQADEREYDVGLAILRDLGVRSVRLLTNNPEKIACLERWGMPVKERVSVVAPVHEENRAYLETKARRMKHLLDLGALSLHAQEESADEA; this is encoded by the coding sequence ATGGAAGTTCAGGTTCAACGAATGGTCTGCGCACGCATTCCCACCCAAGAGGGGACGTTTCAACTCTGCCTTTACCACAACAACAAGGACGACAAGGAACATCTGGCGCTGGTGATGGGTGATGTCACCGGCGAAGCGGTGCTCGTGCGCATCCATTCAGAATGCTTTACCGGCGATGTGCTGGGGTCACGGCGCTGCGATTGCGGGGAACAACTGCATCTGGCCATGGAGCGCATCGCGGCCGAAGGCCGGGGGGTGATCGTCTATCTGCGCCAGGAAGGACGCGGTATCGGCCTGCTGGACAAACTGAAGGCGTACAACCTGCAGGACCAGGGGTACGACACGGTGGAGGCCAACCTGATTTTGGGCCATCAGGCCGACGAGCGCGAGTACGATGTGGGCTTGGCCATCCTGCGGGATTTAGGCGTGCGCTCAGTGCGCCTGCTGACCAACAATCCCGAGAAAATTGCCTGCCTAGAACGCTGGGGGATGCCCGTCAAGGAGCGGGTTTCTGTGGTCGCTCCGGTGCACGAAGAAAACCGCGCCTATCTGGAGACCAAAGCCCGCCGGATGAAGCATTTGCTGGACCTCGGCGCCCTTTCCCTCCACGCCCAGGAGGAATCCGCCGATGAGGCCTGA
- a CDS encoding RibD family protein: MRPEPAPQVPDPVAEIRASMRDCPTHGRPLVTLTYAQSLDGSISYRPDAPLTLSGPETKHLTHRLRAAHDAILVGVGTVLADDPKLTARRVGGPHPLPVVLDSHLRTPPTARVLRHPRGCLLATTPEAPQEREAALRAQGARMVRLPRDGEGVSLPALLAWLYEEGVRSLMVEGGRRVLTAFLKAGLVDWVLLTIVPYFVGGVPAIAPLPPREPHPQSVEAFPGLSPDWKVTRLGRDLVLWGRMAGAQ, encoded by the coding sequence ATGAGGCCTGAGCCCGCTCCCCAGGTTCCGGACCCTGTGGCGGAGATCCGCGCCTCGATGAGGGATTGCCCCACCCATGGGCGGCCTCTGGTCACCCTGACCTACGCCCAGAGCCTGGACGGGAGCATCAGTTACCGTCCCGACGCCCCGCTGACGCTGAGCGGCCCCGAAACCAAACACCTCACCCATCGCCTGCGTGCCGCCCATGACGCCATCCTGGTGGGCGTGGGCACTGTGCTGGCCGACGACCCCAAACTGACCGCGCGACGGGTCGGCGGGCCGCACCCTTTACCCGTGGTGCTGGATTCGCACCTACGCACACCGCCCACCGCGCGGGTGCTGCGCCATCCCCGCGGCTGCCTGTTGGCCACCACGCCCGAGGCCCCTCAGGAGCGCGAGGCGGCTTTGCGCGCCCAGGGCGCCCGAATGGTTCGTCTGCCGCGGGACGGGGAGGGCGTTTCCCTCCCCGCGCTCCTGGCGTGGCTATACGAAGAGGGCGTGCGCAGCCTAATGGTCGAAGGTGGTCGTCGGGTGCTCACCGCCTTCCTCAAAGCCGGACTGGTCGATTGGGTCCTGTTGACCATCGTGCCCTATTTCGTGGGCGGCGTGCCAGCCATCGCCCCCCTGCCCCCGCGCGAGCCGCATCCACAAAGCGTGGAAGCCTTCCCCGGCCTGAGCCCTGACTGGAAGGTGACCCGTCTTGGCCGCGACCTGGTCCTTTGGGGACGAATGGCTGGAGCGCAGTAA
- a CDS encoding oxidoreductase, whose product MGQRAVTSPLNEALYFTAPGQVTLRREPCPALGPGQVRVRTRLSAISPGTEMLIYRGQMPQGLAADEALEALAGPLAYPLKYGYAAVGQVTDLGAGVDDSWAGRWVFAFQPHQACFVAAVDSLLPVPEGIPPERAAFLPNMETAINFLLDGAPLLGERVVVLGQGVVGLLTTALLARFPLAALVVFDRYALRRETALALGATLALDPAAPDALDAARAHLGARDLYDGADLTYELSGNPEALNLAFALTGFAGRLVIGSWYGTKRAALDLGGRFHRSRIRLLSSQVTTLAPEHTGRWSKARRLALAWEMLRRFPAERLITHRVPFIEAPTAYRLLDQQPENAIQVILTYPTNQATM is encoded by the coding sequence GTGGGTCAACGAGCAGTCACATCCCCACTCAACGAGGCCCTCTATTTCACCGCCCCGGGCCAGGTAACCCTGCGCCGTGAGCCCTGCCCCGCCCTCGGCCCTGGTCAGGTGCGCGTGCGCACGCGGCTTTCGGCCATCAGCCCCGGCACGGAGATGCTCATCTACCGCGGGCAGATGCCCCAGGGGCTGGCCGCCGACGAGGCCCTGGAAGCCCTCGCCGGGCCGCTGGCCTATCCCCTCAAGTACGGCTATGCTGCCGTGGGGCAGGTGACCGACCTGGGCGCAGGGGTTGATGATTCCTGGGCCGGGCGGTGGGTCTTCGCCTTCCAGCCCCACCAGGCCTGCTTCGTCGCCGCGGTGGACAGCCTGCTCCCCGTGCCGGAGGGCATCCCGCCGGAACGCGCTGCCTTCCTGCCCAACATGGAAACCGCGATCAACTTTCTGCTCGATGGCGCCCCGCTCCTCGGCGAGCGGGTGGTCGTCCTTGGGCAGGGCGTGGTCGGCCTGCTCACCACCGCCCTGCTGGCCCGCTTCCCTCTGGCTGCCTTAGTGGTCTTCGACCGGTACGCCCTGCGGCGGGAGACCGCGCTGGCCCTGGGGGCCACCCTGGCCCTGGACCCTGCCGCGCCCGACGCCCTCGACGCCGCCCGCGCCCATCTCGGCGCGCGTGACCTATACGATGGGGCCGACCTGACTTACGAACTCTCCGGCAACCCCGAGGCGCTCAATCTGGCCTTCGCGCTGACCGGCTTCGCCGGGCGCTTGGTCATCGGTTCGTGGTACGGCACCAAACGCGCCGCACTGGACCTGGGCGGACGCTTCCATCGCAGTCGCATCCGCCTGCTGAGCAGCCAGGTCACCACCCTGGCCCCCGAACACACCGGGCGCTGGAGCAAGGCCCGTCGGCTGGCCCTGGCCTGGGAGATGTTGCGCAGGTTCCCTGCCGAGCGCCTGATCACCCATCGCGTGCCCTTCATCGAAGCCCCCACGGCCTACCGTCTGCTCGACCAACAACCCGAAAACGCCATCCAGGTCATCCTGACCTATCCAACCAACCAGGCAACCATGTAA
- a CDS encoding 6-carboxytetrahydropterin synthase: MYQLTVMRDFIAQHYLIGGDWGPENAPHSHHYRVEVRLEGDTLDEHGYLVDIVAVEAALDRLIARYRDHLLNDLPEFAGLNPSLEHFARIFAQALAPDIAVPNLHRLTVRLWEHETAWAAYTMTL, from the coding sequence ATGTACCAACTCACCGTGATGCGCGACTTCATCGCCCAGCACTATCTCATCGGCGGCGACTGGGGCCCGGAAAACGCCCCCCACAGCCACCATTATCGCGTTGAAGTACGACTGGAAGGCGATACCCTGGACGAACACGGCTACCTGGTGGACATCGTGGCCGTGGAAGCCGCCCTGGACCGCCTTATCGCCCGCTACCGCGACCATCTGCTCAACGACCTGCCCGAATTCGCCGGGCTGAACCCCAGCCTGGAACACTTCGCCCGGATTTTCGCCCAGGCCCTGGCGCCGGACATCGCCGTCCCCAACCTCCACCGCCTCACCGTGCGCCTGTGGGAGCACGAGACGGCCTGGGCCGCCTATACGATGACCCTATGA
- a CDS encoding glycosyltransferase family 4 protein — translation MKPLNLGLLIYGSLDTPSGGYLYDRLLVRHLENHGHRVTVVSLPWRNYLRHLGDNLNPQVVHRLLDPGVDLWIQDELNHPSLFLLNRRLKALLPEVPLISLVHHLRSDERHPRPLLPLYRAVERAYLRSVDAFVFNSRTTQRRVVSLRGSPLPPHIVAYPGGDRLRPQTDPAFIRARAHEPGPLRVLFLGNLIPRKGLHVLLQALARLRPEEAVLEVVGGEHFDSGYARRMRRLAQRPALRGRVRFHGYLDDEPLRRRLRWAQVLAVPSRYEGFGIVYLEAMGFGLPVLAGERGAAWEFVIEGENGFLLPAREGDAVAHLATLLRRLHHDRDTLASMGLAARRRYEAHPTWEASLSRIRAFLETTPWTR, via the coding sequence ATGAAGCCCCTTAACCTCGGCCTGCTCATCTACGGTTCGCTGGACACGCCCTCCGGCGGCTACCTTTACGACCGCCTGCTGGTGCGGCATCTGGAAAACCACGGCCACCGGGTGACCGTGGTCTCCCTGCCCTGGCGGAACTACCTCCGCCACCTGGGGGACAATCTCAACCCTCAGGTGGTGCACCGTTTACTGGATCCGGGGGTGGACCTCTGGATCCAGGATGAACTCAACCACCCTTCGCTGTTCCTGCTCAACCGCCGGCTGAAGGCGCTGCTCCCAGAGGTGCCTCTGATCAGCCTGGTCCACCATCTGCGCAGCGACGAACGTCACCCGCGCCCGCTGCTGCCCCTTTACCGGGCCGTCGAGCGGGCCTACCTGCGCAGTGTAGACGCTTTTGTATTCAACAGCCGGACCACACAACGCCGGGTGGTCTCTTTGCGGGGCAGCCCCCTGCCCCCACACATCGTGGCCTATCCCGGCGGCGACCGCCTGCGCCCTCAGACCGACCCCGCCTTCATCCGCGCCCGCGCCCACGAACCCGGCCCGTTACGGGTGCTCTTCTTAGGCAACCTCATCCCACGCAAGGGCCTCCATGTGCTCCTCCAGGCCCTGGCCCGCCTGCGACCGGAGGAAGCCGTCCTTGAAGTAGTCGGCGGCGAGCATTTCGACTCGGGCTACGCCCGCCGGATGCGCCGCCTTGCTCAACGGCCCGCCCTGCGCGGCCGGGTGCGCTTTCACGGCTACCTGGACGACGAGCCCCTGCGGCGCCGGTTGCGCTGGGCGCAGGTGTTGGCCGTGCCTTCGCGATACGAGGGCTTCGGCATCGTGTACCTGGAAGCCATGGGCTTTGGCCTGCCCGTGCTGGCCGGCGAACGCGGAGCCGCCTGGGAATTCGTCATCGAGGGGGAAAACGGCTTTCTGCTCCCCGCCCGAGAAGGGGACGCCGTCGCGCACCTGGCCACGCTGCTGCGGCGGCTGCACCACGACCGGGACACCCTGGCTTCCATGGGTCTGGCCGCCCGCCGACGCTACGAGGCCCACCCTACCTGGGAAGCAAGCCTGAGTCGCATCCGGGCGTTCCTCGAAACGACGCCGTGGACCCGGTGA